One stretch of Micromonospora echinospora DNA includes these proteins:
- a CDS encoding phosphotransferase has translation MSAIPGRGRYTESARIERLEWLRRRSRMPLASLGADGVLAAEQLTGNIENFIGTVALPVGLAGPLLFTGGEVHGSVVAPLVTTEGALVASVSRGARAITRGGGVATRTLGQRMTRAPAYEFSDLAAAAAFVDWLGTVRPGMEGQVREVSRHTTLVSVEPFQIGRYVHLLLGYETADAAGQNMTTVATWRICQWLDEALVGRPEITPVRYFVEGNLSGDKKVSHLSMTGGRGIRVTAECHLDRATVEATLKTTPESLMALYHCSVLASQQAGMVGHNINVSNVISAMFIATGQDVACVHESGAGIFSLEPTDGGLLATLLLPNLVLGTVGGGTGLPQQRDLLAVLGCAGEGTGRRLAEIICGFALALDVSTCAAVSGGQFADAHQRLGRARRVNWLTREELQTVIAPRLLRGTIPSDEVTVTAAPAEEFGGSGILSDLAARGERRKFTGLHPLRVDCVGLDGQRHRLGVVAKIKALDDEVLVEIGKIASLGGQRLGAAWRRHGRAVGGFSGAHRRELAIYRSQHPSLVDVLPRCYGWHDDPDREAYVLLLEDLRESAVLLDPADGIRGWTSAHVGAAVAGIAGVHSGWLERREDAAALGVSDGLPGLAAAGELWTALIDHNAATYPDLLKAGSSGLDLATLARWLVERIASWTAELAAMPRTLVHHDFNPRNIAFRPNGRLPIVYDWELATWHVPQRDLAELLTFVLTPEASPDEVESYLVMHWERLGGPACGADLTLWRRGYQLALWDLLLSRLQLYLLAHEHREYPFLERVVGTTRRLCEIEAQVGRVGVGHG, from the coding sequence GTGAGCGCCATTCCCGGCCGCGGCCGATACACCGAGTCGGCCCGCATCGAACGGCTGGAATGGCTACGCCGTCGCAGCCGGATGCCGCTGGCCTCGCTCGGCGCCGACGGTGTCCTCGCGGCGGAACAACTGACCGGCAACATCGAGAACTTCATCGGCACCGTGGCACTCCCCGTGGGCCTGGCCGGTCCCCTGCTCTTCACCGGCGGTGAGGTCCACGGTTCGGTGGTCGCACCGCTGGTCACCACCGAGGGTGCCCTGGTGGCCTCGGTGTCGCGCGGTGCCCGGGCGATCACCCGCGGCGGCGGCGTGGCCACCCGGACGTTGGGCCAGCGGATGACCCGGGCGCCCGCCTACGAGTTCAGCGACCTCGCCGCCGCCGCCGCGTTCGTCGACTGGCTCGGCACCGTCCGGCCCGGCATGGAAGGGCAGGTACGGGAGGTCTCCCGGCATACCACGCTGGTCTCCGTCGAGCCGTTCCAGATCGGGCGGTACGTGCACCTGCTTCTCGGCTACGAGACGGCGGACGCGGCAGGACAGAACATGACGACCGTCGCGACCTGGCGGATCTGCCAGTGGCTCGACGAGGCCCTCGTCGGGCGGCCCGAGATCACGCCCGTCCGCTACTTCGTCGAGGGCAACCTCAGCGGGGACAAGAAGGTGAGCCATCTGTCAATGACGGGCGGTCGTGGCATCCGGGTGACGGCCGAGTGCCATCTCGACCGCGCGACGGTGGAGGCCACGCTCAAGACCACACCCGAGTCGCTCATGGCCCTCTATCACTGCTCGGTACTGGCCAGCCAGCAGGCCGGAATGGTGGGGCACAACATCAACGTCTCGAACGTCATCTCGGCGATGTTCATCGCCACCGGACAGGACGTGGCGTGCGTACACGAATCGGGCGCCGGGATCTTCTCGCTGGAGCCGACCGACGGCGGGCTGCTCGCCACCCTGCTGTTACCGAACCTTGTGCTGGGCACAGTGGGCGGTGGTACCGGGCTACCGCAGCAGCGGGATCTGCTCGCGGTGCTCGGCTGTGCGGGGGAGGGGACCGGGCGGCGGCTGGCCGAGATCATCTGTGGGTTCGCCCTAGCGTTGGACGTCTCGACGTGTGCGGCCGTCAGCGGCGGGCAGTTCGCCGACGCCCACCAGCGGCTCGGTCGGGCCCGTCGGGTGAACTGGCTGACCCGGGAGGAACTGCAGACGGTGATCGCGCCGCGGTTGTTGAGGGGGACGATCCCGTCCGACGAGGTGACGGTGACCGCCGCCCCGGCCGAGGAGTTCGGCGGCTCGGGCATTCTCAGCGACCTCGCGGCCCGCGGTGAGCGGCGAAAGTTCACCGGTCTGCATCCGTTGCGCGTTGACTGTGTCGGCCTCGACGGCCAGCGGCACCGGCTCGGTGTCGTCGCCAAGATCAAGGCACTGGACGACGAGGTGCTGGTCGAGATCGGCAAGATCGCCTCGTTGGGGGGTCAGCGCCTCGGGGCCGCCTGGCGGCGTCATGGCCGTGCGGTCGGTGGCTTCTCGGGTGCGCACCGGCGGGAACTGGCCATCTACCGCAGCCAGCATCCGTCCCTGGTCGATGTGCTGCCGCGGTGTTACGGATGGCACGACGATCCGGATCGGGAGGCGTACGTCCTGCTGTTGGAGGATCTGCGGGAAAGTGCGGTGCTCCTCGATCCGGCGGACGGCATCAGGGGGTGGACATCGGCGCATGTCGGCGCCGCCGTTGCCGGGATCGCCGGCGTGCACAGCGGGTGGCTCGAGCGTCGGGAGGATGCGGCGGCACTCGGGGTGAGCGACGGGCTGCCGGGCCTGGCAGCCGCCGGCGAACTGTGGACGGCCTTGATCGACCACAACGCCGCGACCTATCCGGACCTGCTGAAGGCCGGTTCGTCCGGTCTGGACCTGGCTACGCTGGCCCGCTGGCTCGTGGAGCGGATCGCCAGCTGGACCGCCGAGTTGGCGGCGATGCCGAGGACACTCGTGCACCACGACTTCAACCCCCGCAACATCGCATTCCGGCCGAACGGTCGCCTGCCCATCGTGTACGACTGGGAGTTGGCCACCTGGCACGTGCCGCAGCGCGACCTGGCCGAGTTGCTGACCTTCGTGCTGACTCCCGAGGCATCGCCGGACGAGGTGGAGTCCTATCTGGTCATGCACTGGGAGCGACTCGGCGGCCCGGCGTGCGGCGCGGACCTCACGCTGTGGCGGCGCGGCTACCAGTTGGCTCTGTGGGATCTGCTGCTGAGCCGGTTGCAGCTGTACCTGCTGGCACACGAGCATCGGGAGTACCCGTTCCTGGAACGCGTCGTGGGTACCACTCGCCGGCTGTGCGAGATCGAGGCGCAGGTGGGACGGGTGGGGGTCGGCCATGGCTGA